Proteins encoded in a region of the Halioglobus maricola genome:
- the fis gene encoding DNA-binding transcriptional regulator Fis, producing the protein MTRAEPLHAPAEDIAANDNQSQGTNEQNLRDAVTASVRQYLSELDGQLSTDVYQMVLAEMEAPLLEEIMAYTRNNQTKASVMLGLNRGTLRKKLKQYNLIGSKD; encoded by the coding sequence ATGACAAGGGCTGAACCACTCCACGCCCCCGCCGAGGATATCGCGGCCAACGACAACCAATCCCAGGGTACTAATGAGCAGAATCTGCGCGATGCAGTGACCGCCAGCGTACGCCAATATCTTTCCGAGCTGGACGGTCAGCTTTCCACCGACGTGTACCAGATGGTGCTGGCGGAAATGGAAGCACCTCTGCTGGAAGAGATCATGGCTTACACCCGCAACAACCAGACCAAGGCATCGGTGATGCTGGGCCTGAACCGCGGCACCCTGCGCAAAAAATTGAAACAGTACAACCTGATCGGCAGCAAGGATTGA
- the dusB gene encoding tRNA dihydrouridine synthase DusB, whose protein sequence is MPQIGPYKLANPVALAPMAGVTDLPFRRLCARMGAGLVVSEMVTSDPTLRDSRKTTLRTVHDTEVEPRSVQIAGSDPEQLAQAAQYNVGLGAQIIDINMGCPAKKVCKKAAGSALLADEALVQAILQAVVAAVDVPVTLKIRTGANPEARNGVSIARIAEDAGIAALAVHGRTRACKFGGAAEYDTIAQIVAATEIPIFANGDITSAAKAAKVLEHTGAAGVMIGRAAQGRPWLCGQIAHHLANGETPADPTLEQQRDILLTHLADLHDFYGEFMGVRIARKHVSWYLEHQAGYRSQRQAFNALDSAEAQRDQLQTYFHFLSRTSNLSNEELAA, encoded by the coding sequence ATGCCCCAGATCGGACCCTACAAGCTGGCAAACCCCGTCGCATTGGCCCCTATGGCCGGCGTGACCGACCTGCCATTCAGGCGTCTTTGCGCCCGCATGGGTGCCGGCCTTGTCGTTTCGGAAATGGTCACCAGTGATCCCACGCTGAGGGATTCACGCAAAACCACGCTGCGCACGGTGCACGACACCGAAGTCGAACCACGCTCTGTTCAGATCGCCGGAAGCGACCCGGAGCAGCTGGCCCAGGCGGCGCAATACAATGTCGGCCTCGGCGCCCAGATCATCGATATCAATATGGGGTGCCCCGCCAAGAAAGTGTGCAAGAAGGCTGCTGGCTCAGCACTGCTGGCCGATGAAGCGCTGGTGCAGGCCATCCTGCAGGCCGTCGTCGCCGCCGTAGATGTCCCCGTGACCCTGAAGATTCGCACCGGCGCCAACCCGGAGGCGCGCAATGGCGTAAGCATTGCCCGCATCGCCGAGGATGCAGGTATTGCCGCCCTCGCTGTGCATGGCCGCACCCGCGCCTGCAAATTCGGAGGCGCGGCAGAATACGACACAATCGCCCAGATTGTAGCCGCTACCGAGATCCCGATTTTTGCCAATGGCGATATCACGTCGGCAGCGAAGGCCGCCAAGGTGCTCGAACACACTGGCGCCGCCGGGGTCATGATCGGTCGCGCCGCACAGGGCCGGCCCTGGCTCTGCGGCCAGATCGCCCACCATCTGGCCAACGGCGAAACACCCGCTGACCCGACACTTGAGCAACAGCGGGACATCCTGCTGACCCATCTCGCCGATCTCCATGACTTTTACGGCGAATTCATGGGGGTACGCATCGCACGCAAACACGTGAGTTGGTACCTGGAGCACCAAGCCGGTTACCGCAGCCAGCGCCAGGCGTTCAATGCCCTGGATTCCGCTGAAGCGCAGCGGGACCAACTCCAGACCTATTTTCACTTTCTATCCAGAACATCCAATTTATCTAATGAGGAACTCGCAGCATGA